The following proteins are encoded in a genomic region of Pirellulales bacterium:
- a CDS encoding putative ABC exporter domain-containing protein, whose product MPRALWFLMHLQAKALLRRLLRRTRSVRGLVFFVLGVLVLGSQLLFGLGLYLRQTRPPEEFLGWGPVAFFLLTLTALLGSGEGSLAFRPAEVDLLFPAPFTRRQLLIYKLVGRWFGALFSAFFFCIWLMRYRHDAWFVLAGAWLAIYGVQLLPVGLTLCAQRLAAVTTLRRNVLIAVLVLAGTAALLAWRQSLTGDPADYWQQLRASLPARVLLAPFTVFAHVIVARDWGEFCGWAALGLAIDGLLVAGILWLDANYYEAAIHASQRMQKRIEMVRRGGGLIVRGERAAARRLPMLPWLAGAGPIAWRQATTLVRTNWWLFLVIVGIGAAPGLVPLLSKPDRFSSDLLLGIAPLSIGYLTLMLIWTLRCDFRSEMARMDWLKLLPLRPWAIAAGELLVPCALTTALQTFAWAAVCIYAGRPQWIFAVPVVAAPVNVILFGLENAMFLLFPPQTMLGQPMDFQNFGRHLVLGVTKTFAWMIIGLIVGGPAAGVMLLTDSPAAAVLVASALAVTVAVPMVAAVSWAFTRFDITRDLPQM is encoded by the coding sequence ATGCCGCGCGCGCTGTGGTTCTTGATGCACCTGCAGGCCAAGGCACTGCTGCGGCGGCTGCTGCGTCGCACGCGCTCGGTGCGCGGACTGGTGTTCTTCGTGCTCGGGGTGTTGGTCCTGGGCTCGCAACTGCTGTTCGGTCTGGGGCTGTATCTGCGGCAAACCCGCCCCCCTGAGGAGTTTCTCGGCTGGGGGCCGGTGGCGTTTTTCTTGCTCACACTTACAGCCTTGCTCGGCAGCGGCGAAGGTTCGCTGGCATTCCGGCCCGCGGAAGTGGACCTGCTGTTTCCGGCGCCCTTCACGCGCCGGCAGTTGCTCATCTATAAGCTGGTGGGGCGGTGGTTCGGGGCATTGTTTTCCGCGTTTTTCTTTTGCATCTGGCTGATGCGCTACCGCCACGATGCCTGGTTCGTGCTGGCCGGCGCATGGCTCGCCATCTATGGCGTGCAGCTGTTACCCGTCGGCCTGACGCTGTGTGCGCAACGCCTGGCAGCGGTGACGACTCTGCGGCGCAACGTGCTGATCGCGGTCCTGGTGTTGGCGGGCACGGCCGCGCTTCTGGCCTGGCGCCAATCGCTCACCGGTGACCCGGCAGACTACTGGCAGCAGCTCCGCGCATCGCTGCCTGCCCGCGTGCTGTTGGCGCCCTTTACGGTGTTTGCACACGTGATCGTGGCGCGCGATTGGGGGGAGTTTTGCGGATGGGCAGCGCTGGGATTGGCCATCGACGGGTTGCTCGTCGCCGGCATCCTCTGGCTCGATGCCAACTATTACGAGGCGGCCATTCATGCGAGCCAGCGAATGCAAAAGCGGATCGAGATGGTCCGCCGCGGCGGCGGGCTGATCGTCCGCGGCGAAAGAGCCGCGGCGCGGCGCCTGCCGATGCTGCCATGGCTGGCCGGGGCGGGGCCTATCGCTTGGCGCCAAGCGACCACGCTGGTGCGGACCAATTGGTGGTTGTTCCTTGTAATCGTGGGCATCGGCGCCGCGCCGGGATTAGTGCCCTTGTTGAGCAAACCGGACCGCTTCTCCAGCGACTTGCTGTTGGGCATCGCGCCGCTGTCGATCGGCTATCTGACGTTGATGCTGATCTGGACGCTGCGGTGTGACTTTCGCAGCGAGATGGCGCGCATGGACTGGCTGAAACTACTGCCGCTGCGCCCCTGGGCGATCGCCGCGGGCGAGTTGCTCGTGCCCTGCGCGCTGACCACGGCCTTGCAAACCTTCGCGTGGGCGGCCGTTTGCATCTACGCCGGCCGGCCGCAATGGATCTTTGCGGTGCCCGTCGTGGCGGCGCCGGTGAACGTGATTCTGTTTGGGCTCGAGAATGCGATGTTCTTATTGTTTCCGCCCCAGACCATGCTGGGCCAGCCGATGGACTTTCAGAATTTCGGCCGCCACCTGGTGCTGGGCGTGACTAAGACGTTTGCCTGGATGATCATCGGCCTGATCGTGGGCGGGCCCGCGGCGGGAGTGATGCTGTTGACCGACTCGCCGGCCGCGGCCGTGTTGGTGGCCAGCGCGCTGGCCGTGACGGTTGCCGTGCCGATGGTCGCCGCAGTCAGTTGGGCCTTCACGCGATTCGATATCACCCGCGATTTGC
- a CDS encoding ABC transporter ATP-binding protein, whose amino-acid sequence MIEVADFSKAYANHLAVDGLSFRVEAGQILGLLGPNGAGKTTTLRAIAGIIPPTRGRIAVAGHDVTQDATEAKRQLAYVPDDPALFDALTVWEHLRFIAAAYRVDHFEPQAEALLTQFELQEKRDVLAQELSRGMRQKVAICCAYLHRPQALLLDEPLTGLDPRGIRRLKESIVQLARDGAAVIMSSHLLSMVEDLCSHLLILHRGHRLFCGELSEARQAFAGSAHDSSLEEVFFRATEGTPEAPPAGAVASPAVDLSQPGGS is encoded by the coding sequence TTGATCGAGGTCGCTGATTTCTCGAAGGCCTATGCGAACCATCTGGCCGTCGACGGCCTGAGCTTTCGCGTCGAAGCGGGGCAAATCCTGGGGCTTCTGGGGCCCAACGGGGCGGGCAAGACGACGACCTTGCGCGCGATCGCCGGCATCATCCCACCGACGCGCGGGCGGATTGCGGTCGCCGGGCACGATGTGACGCAGGACGCCACCGAGGCCAAACGCCAGTTGGCCTACGTGCCTGACGATCCGGCACTGTTTGACGCTTTGACCGTGTGGGAGCATTTGCGCTTCATCGCCGCGGCATACCGGGTCGACCATTTCGAACCACAGGCCGAAGCGCTGTTGACCCAGTTCGAGTTGCAGGAGAAGCGCGATGTGCTGGCCCAGGAATTGTCGCGCGGCATGCGGCAAAAGGTGGCCATCTGCTGCGCCTATCTGCATCGGCCGCAAGCCTTGTTGCTCGACGAGCCGTTGACGGGCCTCGATCCGCGGGGGATCCGCCGGTTGAAGGAGTCGATCGTACAACTTGCGCGCGACGGCGCGGCCGTGATCATGAGCTCGCACCTGCTGTCGATGGTCGAAGATCTCTGCTCGCACCTGCTGATCCTCCACCGGGGGCACCGGCTGTTCTGCGGAGAGTTGTCCGAGGCGCGGCAAGCGTTTGCCGGCAGCGCGCACGATTCGTCGCTCGAAGAAGTGTTCTTTCGAGCGACCGAAGGCACACCGGAGGCGCCCCCGGCGGGCGCCGTCGCGAGCCCGGCCGTCGATCTGTCGCAGCCCGGGGGCAGCTAA
- a CDS encoding ABC transporter ATP-binding protein — MRTSLLRSSAGPYNEEVFRVELPRVARGPASIRHRHESRVPHAICCQQLFKRYPGRPPVDAVNGIDLTVDEGECFGLLGPNGAGKTTTIEILEGLLPATRGAVEILGRRWGADDDAIRERIGISLQETRLPEKLTVAETLLLFRSFYRRGLPPEAVLRLVSLEEKSAAWVKKLSGGQKQRLAVACALIGAPELLFLDEPTTGLDPQSRRQLWDIIRQFRASGRTILLTTHYMDEAEKLCDRVAIVDHGRIIACGSPRDLIDQLGGEHVIEFTLVQEAAKALSQGLLADLPGLRAAREEDERICLTVAEPHIVLTELVGRLAARGLALGSLVTRHASLEDVFVKLTGRHLSEAEAAA; from the coding sequence TTGCGCACCAGCTTGCTGCGGTCCAGCGCGGGTCCGTATAACGAAGAGGTGTTCCGCGTCGAGTTGCCCCGGGTAGCGCGCGGCCCCGCCAGCATTCGCCATCGCCACGAGTCGCGCGTGCCTCACGCCATTTGCTGCCAGCAGCTCTTCAAGCGGTATCCCGGCCGCCCGCCGGTCGACGCCGTCAACGGCATCGATTTGACCGTGGACGAAGGCGAATGTTTCGGCCTGCTCGGTCCGAACGGCGCCGGCAAGACGACGACCATCGAGATTCTCGAAGGCCTGCTGCCCGCGACGCGCGGCGCGGTCGAGATTCTCGGCCGTCGCTGGGGCGCCGACGACGACGCGATCCGCGAGCGCATCGGCATTTCGCTGCAAGAAACCCGGCTGCCCGAAAAACTCACCGTCGCCGAAACGTTGCTGTTGTTTCGCAGCTTCTATCGCCGGGGGCTGCCACCCGAGGCCGTGTTGCGGCTGGTGTCGCTCGAAGAAAAATCCGCCGCCTGGGTCAAGAAGTTGTCCGGGGGTCAAAAACAGCGGTTGGCCGTGGCCTGTGCCCTGATCGGTGCGCCGGAGCTGTTGTTCCTTGATGAACCGACCACCGGCCTCGACCCGCAATCGCGCCGGCAACTGTGGGACATCATCCGCCAGTTCCGGGCCAGCGGCCGCACCATCCTGCTGACCACCCATTACATGGACGAGGCCGAGAAACTTTGCGACCGCGTGGCCATCGTCGATCACGGCAGGATCATCGCCTGCGGCAGCCCGCGCGACCTGATCGATCAACTGGGCGGCGAACACGTGATTGAATTCACGCTCGTCCAAGAGGCGGCCAAAGCCCTGTCCCAGGGCCTGCTCGCCGATTTACCCGGCTTGCGTGCGGCGCGTGAGGAAGACGAGCGTATCTGCCTCACCGTCGCCGAACCGCACATCGTGCTGACCGAATTGGTCGGCCGGCTCGCGGCGCGCGGCCTCGCGCTGGGCAGCCTGGTCACGCGCCATGCCAGCCTCGAGGATGTGTTCGTCAAGCTCACGGGCCGGCATTTGTCCGAGGCGGAGGCGGCAGCATGA
- a CDS encoding ABC transporter permease, with translation MMQLERLGHDVAAAETPPLRLPEPTADGPHPLRQLVLSRVREFYREPEAIFWVYGFPLLMAMALGIAFRNRPQQTIVVDVQQAPAAARVLEALDTGAAETGQPSPEGVTPNTVFKARISSTDEARRRLRSGRTSLVIVPAAGAASAAPLASDALEYVYDPTRPEGLAARAAVDEHLQRIAGRADAIATTDREFTETGSRYIDYLIPGLIGLNLMGGGLWGVGFLVVDMRVRHLLKRFVTTPMRKSHFLLSLMFSRFFFNLTEVGLLLLFAYLVFGVRNVGSWGAVVVFVLLGDFAFAGLGLLVASRAKTLETASGLLNLAMMPMWLLCGAFFSYERFPEATHAAIRLLPLTALADGLRAVMIEGTSLAGLVPEMAVLAGWMVGCFWLALRLFRWQ, from the coding sequence ATGATGCAATTGGAGCGCCTCGGGCACGATGTTGCGGCCGCCGAAACGCCGCCCCTGCGACTGCCCGAGCCCACGGCCGACGGTCCGCACCCGCTGCGGCAATTGGTGTTGTCGAGGGTGCGAGAGTTTTACCGCGAGCCGGAGGCCATCTTCTGGGTCTATGGGTTCCCGCTGCTGATGGCGATGGCGTTGGGCATTGCCTTTCGTAACCGGCCTCAGCAGACGATCGTGGTCGACGTTCAACAGGCGCCCGCCGCGGCCCGCGTGCTTGAGGCTCTCGACACCGGCGCGGCCGAAACGGGCCAACCCAGCCCCGAGGGCGTAACGCCGAACACGGTGTTCAAAGCCCGCATCTCGAGCACCGACGAGGCCCGCCGCCGCCTGCGAAGCGGCCGCACGTCGCTGGTGATCGTGCCCGCGGCCGGCGCGGCGTCCGCTGCGCCCCTGGCGTCGGATGCCTTGGAGTACGTTTACGATCCCACGCGCCCCGAGGGCCTCGCGGCCCGGGCCGCAGTCGACGAGCATCTGCAGCGCATCGCCGGTCGGGCCGACGCCATCGCCACGACCGACCGCGAATTCACCGAGACGGGCAGCCGGTACATCGACTACCTGATTCCCGGACTGATCGGCTTGAACCTCATGGGCGGGGGGCTCTGGGGCGTCGGGTTCCTGGTGGTCGATATGCGCGTGCGGCACTTGCTCAAGCGCTTTGTGACCACGCCCATGCGCAAATCGCACTTCCTGCTCTCGCTGATGTTCAGCCGCTTTTTCTTCAATCTGACCGAGGTCGGATTGCTGTTGCTGTTCGCCTATCTCGTCTTCGGTGTGCGCAACGTCGGCAGTTGGGGCGCCGTCGTCGTGTTCGTGCTGTTGGGCGATTTTGCCTTCGCCGGGCTCGGGTTGCTGGTCGCGAGCCGGGCCAAGACGTTGGAAACCGCCTCGGGCCTGCTTAATCTAGCCATGATGCCGATGTGGCTGTTGTGCGGGGCGTTTTTTTCCTACGAGCGATTTCCCGAGGCCACCCACGCCGCGATTCGCCTGCTGCCGCTGACGGCCCTGGCCGATGGGCTGCGGGCCGTGATGATCGAAGGCACCTCGCTCGCTGGCCTGGTGCCGGAGATGGCGGTGCTTGCGGGCTGGATGGTCGGTTGCTTCTGGCTGGCCTTGCGGCTGTTTCGCTGGCAATAG
- a CDS encoding polysaccharide deacetylase family protein: protein MNGLDDFTRRRFLLQSGAAAASLGALGAVRALAADAPPLAAEDDSTRGRALVAITLDLEMSRNFPRWEDTHWDYEKGNLDEPTKAYALAAAKRVAEFGGRIHFFVVGRVLEQENIDWLLELKRAGHPLGNHTYDHVNVTATTADQVQFRFQRAPWLVAGRPPQEIIAENVRLCAAAMKSRLDVVPAGFRTPGGFHAALTEQPAVQAMLLEQGYPWVSSQYVAHDMPAAGERPGAAAYASIEAAQARSQPFVYDSGLVEVPMSPVSDVTAFRAGRWTLDEFLLGISRGLAWCLEHGAVYDFLAHPSCLCVADPQMKAIDFICRATQAAGDRAQFADLELLARRGLANGRRTA, encoded by the coding sequence GTGAACGGCCTCGACGATTTCACGCGTCGACGGTTCTTGCTGCAAAGTGGCGCCGCCGCGGCCAGTCTCGGCGCGCTGGGCGCCGTCCGGGCCCTGGCGGCAGACGCGCCGCCGTTAGCAGCCGAGGACGACTCGACGCGCGGGCGGGCGCTGGTGGCCATCACGCTCGACCTGGAAATGAGCCGCAACTTTCCCCGCTGGGAAGACACGCACTGGGACTACGAAAAGGGCAACCTCGACGAACCGACCAAGGCCTACGCGCTCGCGGCGGCCAAGCGCGTGGCCGAGTTCGGGGGGCGGATTCATTTCTTTGTCGTCGGCCGGGTGCTCGAACAGGAAAACATCGACTGGCTGCTGGAGTTGAAACGCGCAGGGCACCCGCTGGGCAACCATACTTACGATCACGTCAACGTCACGGCCACGACGGCCGACCAGGTGCAGTTTCGCTTTCAGCGCGCCCCTTGGCTGGTCGCGGGACGGCCGCCGCAAGAGATCATCGCCGAGAACGTGCGCCTCTGCGCTGCGGCGATGAAATCGCGACTCGACGTTGTGCCGGCGGGGTTTCGCACGCCGGGCGGCTTTCATGCCGCCCTGACCGAGCAGCCCGCCGTGCAGGCGATGCTGCTCGAGCAGGGTTACCCATGGGTGAGCAGCCAGTACGTGGCGCACGACATGCCGGCCGCGGGCGAGAGACCCGGCGCCGCGGCCTATGCGTCGATCGAGGCGGCGCAGGCCCGGTCTCAGCCGTTTGTCTACGACAGCGGCCTCGTCGAGGTGCCGATGAGCCCGGTGAGCGACGTCACGGCATTCCGCGCGGGGCGCTGGACCCTTGACGAGTTTCTCTTGGGCATCAGCCGCGGGCTGGCGTGGTGCCTGGAGCACGGTGCGGTCTACGACTTTCTCGCGCACCCGTCGTGCCTGTGCGTCGCCGATCCGCAGATGAAGGCGATCGACTTCATCTGCCGCGCGACTCAAGCGGCCGGCGACCGGGCACAATTCGCCGATCTCGAGCTGCTTGCGCGGCGCGGCCTGGCCAACGGTCGGCGGACTGCCTAG
- a CDS encoding cysteine hydrolase, whose translation MSSIRFTRRRSAAAALAWAASLAAIAGIGAAEPGEPPATFAYENRLVRVENPRPILADFPEFCEPVVESARFEAPPLVNEAGGNLAVRAWRFSYNARGIIEIPNRLDGRATAIIVVHPWGIDDGQGWNSPEPAGVAFNCTPEKNRAYHLHVEKVLNPLLERLRDRVALVAYSLPGKEDPIRKQIYRSIRGRPTDAERAAGLGELDAKLRGFKYQANPLEAQFQLARERTVADYFRKFPGLDATAKFNGEGFWELPIPVVKGIRQDPDDVVIYDGDGYPPLREFLRAQGVRHVLLTGYATDMCYCRTTAGYENLDPDFNVFLVGDASCATFPANNTPRYATNAALSFASLEHLITQCSWIEAEAQVANQRDDRAVQP comes from the coding sequence ATGAGCTCGATACGATTCACTCGCCGTCGATCGGCGGCTGCAGCGCTGGCCTGGGCAGCGTCGCTCGCGGCAATCGCCGGAATTGGCGCCGCCGAGCCCGGGGAACCGCCGGCCACCTTCGCCTACGAGAATCGCCTGGTCCGCGTCGAGAACCCGCGGCCGATCCTGGCCGACTTTCCGGAGTTCTGCGAACCGGTCGTCGAGAGTGCCCGGTTCGAAGCCCCGCCGTTGGTGAACGAGGCCGGCGGCAACCTGGCCGTCCGTGCATGGCGTTTTTCGTACAACGCGCGTGGGATCATCGAGATTCCCAATCGCCTGGACGGACGCGCCACGGCGATCATCGTCGTTCATCCCTGGGGTATCGACGACGGTCAAGGCTGGAACTCGCCCGAGCCGGCCGGCGTGGCCTTCAATTGCACGCCGGAGAAGAATCGGGCCTATCACCTGCACGTGGAAAAAGTGTTGAACCCGCTGTTGGAGCGGCTGCGCGATCGCGTCGCGCTCGTGGCTTATAGTCTGCCCGGCAAAGAAGACCCGATCCGCAAGCAGATTTACCGCTCGATTCGCGGCCGACCGACCGACGCCGAGCGTGCCGCAGGCCTGGGCGAACTCGACGCGAAGCTACGCGGTTTCAAGTACCAGGCCAATCCGTTGGAAGCTCAGTTCCAACTGGCCCGTGAGCGGACCGTGGCCGACTACTTTCGCAAGTTTCCCGGCCTGGATGCGACGGCCAAATTCAACGGCGAAGGTTTTTGGGAGCTGCCGATTCCGGTGGTGAAAGGAATTCGCCAGGATCCCGACGACGTCGTGATTTACGACGGCGACGGGTATCCGCCGCTGCGCGAATTTCTCCGCGCGCAAGGCGTCCGCCACGTGCTGCTGACGGGGTATGCCACGGACATGTGCTATTGCCGCACGACGGCCGGTTACGAAAACCTCGACCCGGATTTCAACGTGTTCCTGGTGGGCGACGCATCGTGCGCCACGTTTCCGGCCAACAACACGCCGCGCTATGCGACCAACGCGGCACTGTCGTTCGCGTCGCTCGAGCACTTGATTACGCAGTGCTCGTGGATCGAGGCCGAAGCCCAAGTGGCCAACCAACGTGACGACCGGGCGGTTCAGCCGTGA
- a CDS encoding Gfo/Idh/MocA family oxidoreductase, whose product MPTSTDRRSFLGQAALAAGSALTLAQQHFVQLDSAQAAEPAAAPAPTSPAERLVLASIGCGGQGSGLARSFASQPDVELAYVVDPDAKRAAELAATIGKITGRAPQQVTDLRRVLDDPAVDAVIVATPDHWHGPATLLALAAGKHVYVEKPCAHNVREGRLMIEASRRAGRVVQVGTQSRSAPAIQRAMKLLHEGAIGEVLVAKAWNSQRRKDIGHATPSEPPPELDYALWQGPAPELPYQANRLHYNWHWWYVYGTGDMGNDGVHELDLARWGLGIEMHPTTITAIGGKLFFDDDQQFPDTQYVAFDYPGDGAVGHRRQLVYEMRLWSPYQQEGFDNGNAFYGTKGMLILGKRTGWQILGPNNELREQMSIDGLGPAHHRNFLDCIKSGARPEADIEIGHYSAALCHLGNIAARLGRQLTFDPAAEQIVGDDDAAALVRRQYRADHWAVPDGV is encoded by the coding sequence ATGCCGACTTCGACCGATCGCCGCTCATTCCTGGGCCAGGCTGCGCTTGCCGCCGGTTCGGCGCTGACTTTGGCACAACAGCATTTCGTGCAACTCGATTCGGCCCAGGCGGCCGAGCCCGCGGCCGCGCCGGCCCCGACTTCGCCGGCGGAGCGTCTCGTGTTGGCGTCGATCGGTTGCGGTGGACAGGGCTCCGGCCTGGCGCGTTCGTTCGCCAGCCAGCCCGACGTCGAGTTGGCCTACGTCGTCGATCCCGATGCGAAGCGTGCCGCAGAGCTGGCAGCCACAATCGGCAAGATCACCGGCCGCGCACCGCAACAGGTCACCGACTTGCGGCGCGTGCTCGACGACCCGGCCGTCGACGCTGTGATCGTGGCCACGCCCGACCATTGGCACGGTCCGGCCACGCTGCTGGCCCTGGCGGCTGGCAAGCATGTGTACGTCGAAAAGCCGTGCGCGCACAACGTGCGTGAAGGCCGGCTGATGATCGAGGCCTCGCGCCGCGCCGGCCGAGTCGTTCAGGTCGGCACGCAGAGCCGCAGCGCGCCGGCGATCCAAAGAGCCATGAAGCTGCTGCACGAAGGGGCCATCGGTGAAGTGCTCGTGGCCAAAGCCTGGAACAGCCAACGCCGCAAGGACATTGGCCATGCGACGCCCTCGGAGCCGCCGCCCGAGCTCGACTACGCCCTGTGGCAGGGCCCCGCCCCCGAGTTGCCTTACCAGGCGAACCGCCTGCACTACAACTGGCACTGGTGGTATGTCTACGGCACGGGCGACATGGGCAACGACGGCGTACACGAACTCGACCTGGCGCGCTGGGGCCTGGGAATCGAGATGCACCCCACGACGATCACCGCGATCGGCGGCAAGCTGTTCTTCGACGACGACCAGCAGTTTCCCGACACGCAGTACGTCGCCTTCGACTATCCCGGCGACGGGGCCGTCGGCCATCGACGTCAACTCGTCTACGAAATGCGCCTCTGGTCACCCTATCAACAGGAAGGGTTCGACAACGGCAACGCCTTTTACGGCACCAAGGGCATGCTCATCCTCGGCAAGCGCACGGGCTGGCAGATCCTCGGGCCAAACAACGAGCTGCGCGAACAGATGAGCATCGACGGGCTGGGCCCCGCGCACCACCGGAATTTTCTCGATTGCATCAAGTCCGGAGCGCGCCCCGAGGCCGACATCGAGATCGGCCATTACTCGGCCGCGCTGTGCCACTTGGGTAACATCGCTGCCCGCTTGGGGCGACAGCTGACCTTCGATCCTGCGGCCGAGCAAATCGTCGGCGACGACGATGCCGCGGCCCTCGTGCGCCGGCAATATCGCGCCGACCACTGGGCCGTGCCCGATGGCGTCTAG
- a CDS encoding sugar phosphate isomerase/epimerase has protein sequence MHFVLFTDNLADLSVDDAFRSAQQAGFDGLDLTLRPGGHVLPENAELGLSAARAAADRCGARIPMISTAITDADSPHAEAIFAAAAHYGVERVKLGYWEYTPFGTLARQIDECRARLDRVIRLAARYHVLPCVHCHSGRLVAAGGAQSYLVLRDFPPDRVGAYVDPMHMTIEGGLAGWEMGLDLLAPWLALVGVKNFRWSEQQRDAQGQMRYRWQYVPLADGQAPLPEFCGYLRRLNYQGIVSLHSEYKGETSFRRLTTPELVAQSATDLRYLKTLL, from the coding sequence ATGCACTTCGTACTGTTTACCGATAACCTGGCCGATCTCAGCGTCGACGATGCCTTTCGCTCAGCGCAGCAGGCCGGCTTCGACGGGCTTGATCTGACTCTACGTCCCGGCGGTCACGTTCTGCCCGAGAATGCAGAACTGGGCCTGAGCGCTGCCCGCGCGGCGGCCGATCGTTGCGGTGCGCGGATACCGATGATCTCGACCGCGATCACCGACGCCGACAGCCCGCACGCCGAGGCGATCTTTGCCGCCGCCGCGCATTACGGCGTCGAACGGGTCAAGCTCGGCTACTGGGAATACACGCCGTTCGGCACCCTGGCCCGGCAGATCGACGAATGCCGCGCGCGGCTCGATCGCGTGATCCGGCTCGCGGCCCGTTATCACGTGCTGCCCTGCGTGCACTGTCACTCGGGCCGGCTGGTCGCCGCAGGCGGGGCGCAGTCGTACCTGGTGCTGCGCGACTTTCCGCCCGACCGCGTGGGCGCGTACGTCGACCCGATGCACATGACGATCGAAGGAGGACTGGCCGGCTGGGAAATGGGACTCGACTTGCTCGCGCCCTGGCTGGCGCTCGTCGGCGTCAAGAATTTCCGCTGGAGCGAACAGCAGCGCGACGCACAGGGCCAGATGCGCTACCGCTGGCAGTATGTGCCGCTGGCCGACGGCCAGGCCCCGCTGCCCGAGTTCTGCGGCTATCTGCGGCGGCTGAACTACCAGGGCATCGTCTCGCTACACAGCGAGTACAAGGGCGAAACCAGCTTCCGTCGGCTGACCACGCCCGAACTGGTCGCACAATCGGCCACCGACTTGCGCTATCTCAAAACGCTGCTCTGA
- a CDS encoding carbon-nitrogen hydrolase family protein — MIVGAAALLLAMLTRPAGAIEHDVVVSVYQGPCRDGDLAANLQTVREVIAAARERGSHFLAFPETFLSGYDSREHVEQGTRSLDDPEITSLIADTRSHEMVVLVGLARRDGERLYNSVLVMQQGKLLGTYDKVMLTGGDREPLGFAPGQAVPVFTAHGVKFAAVICHDTSFFYPALAARLQGAELLFTPHYNFLPAAVVDDHRRWVRNCHVGLACQLRMVVARSNVVVADRPGVAGYGDSFILSPQGEPLAEARLFRTELVTARLTPAMFRAPTVWGDLQETPPWLLQDLSRRLAEAAAP, encoded by the coding sequence TTGATCGTGGGGGCCGCCGCCTTGCTCCTGGCGATGTTGACGCGGCCGGCCGGGGCCATCGAACACGACGTGGTCGTGTCGGTCTACCAGGGCCCCTGCCGCGACGGCGACCTGGCGGCCAACCTGCAGACGGTGCGCGAGGTGATTGCCGCGGCACGCGAACGAGGCAGTCATTTTCTCGCCTTTCCCGAAACGTTTCTCTCGGGATACGACTCGCGGGAACACGTCGAGCAGGGGACCCGGTCGCTGGATGACCCCGAGATCACCAGCCTGATTGCCGATACCCGATCGCACGAAATGGTCGTGCTCGTGGGCTTGGCGCGGCGCGATGGCGAGCGGCTGTACAACAGCGTGCTGGTCATGCAACAGGGCAAACTGTTGGGCACTTATGACAAGGTGATGCTCACCGGCGGCGATCGCGAGCCGCTGGGATTTGCGCCGGGCCAGGCGGTGCCGGTGTTCACGGCGCATGGCGTGAAATTCGCCGCGGTGATCTGCCACGACACGTCGTTCTTCTATCCGGCGCTGGCGGCGCGGCTGCAAGGTGCCGAGTTGCTGTTCACACCGCATTACAACTTTCTGCCCGCTGCGGTCGTCGACGATCATCGCCGCTGGGTGCGCAATTGCCACGTGGGACTTGCCTGCCAGTTGCGGATGGTCGTGGCCCGGAGCAATGTGGTCGTGGCCGATCGACCGGGCGTGGCCGGCTACGGCGACAGCTTCATTCTGAGCCCCCAAGGCGAACCGCTGGCCGAGGCGCGGCTGTTTCGCACCGAGTTGGTCACGGCGCGGCTGACCCCGGCGATGTTTCGCGCGCCGACCGTCTGGGGCGATCTGCAAGAAACGCCGCCGTGGCTGCTACAGGACTTGAGCCGACGGCTGGCAGAAGCTGCGGCGCCGTAG